In Sphaerospermopsis torques-reginae ITEP-024, the genomic window TTTCCCCAATTTTGGAACGTTTTAAAAGGGGATATGAGTGTAGTCGGACCCCGCCCCCTAGTAGCGGAAGAATTGTCCAAATATGGCTCTCACATTAATGAAGTTTTAACCATTCGTCCAGGCATTACTGGATTATGGCAAGTATCTGGACGTAATGATATACCTTACCCCCGGCGAGTCCAAATAGACCTACACTATGTTAAATTCAGAAATTTTTGGCTAGATTTATGGATCATCTTGAAAACCATTAATGTGGTAATCATGCCTAAAAATAACGGGGCTTATTAACGCCCTATGGCTAACGCCACACTCCCCTATCAGGAGTATGGCTAATGCCAAACCTAATAAAATCAGTAGCCTCACAAAAAAATGCTACAACGTCTACTGTCAACTTTATTAAATCTTCATATAAATCTATAGTTTATTTAATTTTTGCAAATCTCAGAAAAATTATTAGAAAAAAGCCTGAAACCCCTTGAGGTCAAGTTTTGGATCTTGGCAGACAAACTTAACCGCTTTGTTTTTATAGATAATGGAAACCTAACTTGTTAAAATGGTTTTTGTTTAGTACAGTAGTTGACATTTGAGCTTGAATAGCAACTAAGACTTGTATGTTTAAAATCAGGCAATTTTAGCAATGAGTTGCTAATTTATCTAGTATTGCCTGTAAATTTTACAACTTCAACAACAAGAGATAATTGGGCATGACAGAAAAAAAACGAGCGTTGATTACTGGTATCACAGGTCAAGATGGTTCTTACTTAAGCGAATTTTTACTAGAACAAGGTTATGAAGTTCACGGAATTATCCGCCGTACCTCTACCTTTAACACAGATCGCATTGATCATATTTACGAAGATCCACATAAAGAAGGTGTAAGATTATTTCTCCACTACGGCGATTTAACTGATGGTACTACCCTGCGCCGCATTTTAGAAGAAGTTAAACCCACAGAAATTTATAATTTAGGCGCTCAATCTCACGTTAGAGTTAGTTTTGATTCTCCTGAATATACAGTAGATGCTGTAGGGATGGGAACTCTTCGTTTATTAGAAGCCATCCGCGACTATCAACACCGCACAGGGATTCAAGTACGCTTCTATCAAGCCGGTTCTTCAGAAATGTATGGTTTGGTGCAAGCAGTCCCCCAAAGTGAAACAACACCTTTTTATCCCCGCAGTCCCTACGCTTGTGCTAAAGTTTATGCCCACTGGCAAACAGTAAATTATCGAGAATCCTATAACTTGTTTGCTTGCAACGGTATTCTTTTTAACCATGAATCACCCCGTCGGGGTGAAACATTTGTTACTAGAAAAATCACCAGAGCTGTTGCTCGCATTGTCGCTGGTAAGCAAAAAGTCTTATATATGGGTAATTTAGATGCTAAACGTGATTGGGGTTATGCCAAAGATTACGTTAGAGCAATGTGGCTGATGTTGCAACAAGATCATCCAGATGATTACGTTATTGCTACAGGGGAAACTCACTCAGTACGGGAATTTTTGGAATTAGCATTTGGTTATGTTAATCTCAACTGGCAAGATTATGTTGAATTTGATCAACGCTATCTCAGACCAGCAGAAGTAGATTTATTAATTGGTGATCCTACCAAAGCACAACAAAAGTTAGGTTGGAAACCTTCTGTTACCTTCAAAGAACTTGTTTCTTTAATGGTAGAAGCTGACTTACAAGCACTAGGTTATACTTCCCCTAATGGCAATGGTTCACAACAACCCCAAGATATTGCTACTATTCGTCAAGAATTAGGTTCTTTGCATTTTTAATTAGGTGAAAGGTGACTGGTGACTGGGGACTGGTGACTGGTGACTGGGGAATATTTGTTCTGAAATCCTGAACTTCTGAACTCCTGACTCCTGACTCCTGACTCCTGACTCCTGACTCCTGACTCCTGACTCCTGACTCCTGACTCCTGTTTATTCCAAAATCTAAAATCCAAAATCGAATGACTGCTTTAGAATTAACAAATAAACGCATTCTTGTTACTGGTGGTGCAGGTTTTCTTGGCCGTCAAGTAATTGATCAATTGTGTCAAGCTGGGGCTGACCGTGAGAAAATTACAGTACCGCGATCGCGTGATTGTGATTTACGAGTTTGGGAAAATTGCCAACGTGCAGTTAATCAACAGGATATTGTTATTCACTTAGCTGCTCATGTCGGTGGAATTGGCCTCAACCGCGAAAAACCAGGTGAGTTATTTTACGATAACTTGATCATGGGTACTCAGCTAATTCATGCGGCCTATCAAGCAGGTTTAGAAAAGTTCGTTTGCGTTGGTACTATCTGCGCTTATCCTAAATTTACCCCAGTCCCTTTTAAAGAAGAAGACTTGTGGAATGGCTATCCAGAGGAAACCAACGCTCCTTATGGAGTAGCTAAGAAGGCGCTGTTAGTCCAACTGCAATCTTACCGTCAGCAGTATGGGTTTAATGGTATTTACCTACTCCCGGTGAACTTATATGGTCCTGAAGATAATTTTGACCCTAGAAGTTCTCATGTTATTCCAGCTTTGATCCGCAAAGTTCACGAAGCACAAGTTAAGGGAGAAAAGCAACTTCCTGTTTGGGGTGATGGTTCTCCTACCCGCGAGTTTTTGTATTCTACAGATGCAGCGCGGGGTATTGTCATGGGTACTCAGTTCTACAATGAGTCTGATCCTGTTAACTTGGGTACAGGTTA contains:
- the gmd gene encoding GDP-mannose 4,6-dehydratase; translation: MTEKKRALITGITGQDGSYLSEFLLEQGYEVHGIIRRTSTFNTDRIDHIYEDPHKEGVRLFLHYGDLTDGTTLRRILEEVKPTEIYNLGAQSHVRVSFDSPEYTVDAVGMGTLRLLEAIRDYQHRTGIQVRFYQAGSSEMYGLVQAVPQSETTPFYPRSPYACAKVYAHWQTVNYRESYNLFACNGILFNHESPRRGETFVTRKITRAVARIVAGKQKVLYMGNLDAKRDWGYAKDYVRAMWLMLQQDHPDDYVIATGETHSVREFLELAFGYVNLNWQDYVEFDQRYLRPAEVDLLIGDPTKAQQKLGWKPSVTFKELVSLMVEADLQALGYTSPNGNGSQQPQDIATIRQELGSLHF
- a CDS encoding GDP-L-fucose synthase family protein; the protein is MTALELTNKRILVTGGAGFLGRQVIDQLCQAGADREKITVPRSRDCDLRVWENCQRAVNQQDIVIHLAAHVGGIGLNREKPGELFYDNLIMGTQLIHAAYQAGLEKFVCVGTICAYPKFTPVPFKEEDLWNGYPEETNAPYGVAKKALLVQLQSYRQQYGFNGIYLLPVNLYGPEDNFDPRSSHVIPALIRKVHEAQVKGEKQLPVWGDGSPTREFLYSTDAARGIVMGTQFYNESDPVNLGTGYEISIRDLITLICELMEYEGEIVWETDKPNGQPRRCLDTEKAKEAFGFNAQVSFEEGLKNTIEWYRQNAA